From one Patescibacteria group bacterium genomic stretch:
- the tpiA gene encoding triose-phosphate isomerase translates to MKRYLIANWKMQLNAAASVELAREVVKLWGAQGAGQPDTVVVVCPSHVSLDAVHKIVNGTSVAMGAQDVFWEDKGAFTGEIAAATLKELGCEFCIVGHSERRGFLGETDAMVQKKVAALLRHSITPVICVGETLEERRAGKRDSVVIGQVRAALQDNRPVGTQRIIIAYEPRWVIGTGQAVAPDDAASMHRLIKETLYDLLPNDIVEQYFSIIYGGSADTQNLAAFLAVDLIQGALVGGASLRAAEFVKMAELAADAG, encoded by the coding sequence ATGAAGCGCTACCTGATCGCCAACTGGAAAATGCAGCTGAACGCCGCCGCGAGCGTCGAATTGGCGCGCGAGGTCGTGAAGCTGTGGGGCGCCCAGGGCGCGGGCCAGCCCGACACGGTCGTGGTGGTCTGTCCGTCGCACGTGTCTTTGGATGCGGTCCACAAGATCGTGAACGGCACTTCGGTCGCCATGGGCGCGCAGGACGTCTTCTGGGAGGATAAGGGTGCGTTCACCGGCGAGATCGCCGCCGCGACGCTCAAGGAGCTGGGCTGCGAGTTCTGCATCGTCGGCCATTCGGAGCGCCGCGGTTTCCTCGGCGAAACCGACGCGATGGTCCAGAAGAAGGTCGCGGCTCTCTTGCGGCACAGCATCACTCCGGTCATTTGCGTCGGCGAGACGCTCGAAGAACGCCGCGCCGGCAAGCGCGACTCCGTGGTCATCGGCCAGGTCAGGGCCGCACTGCAGGACAATCGTCCGGTGGGCACGCAGCGGATCATCATCGCCTATGAGCCGCGCTGGGTCATCGGCACTGGCCAGGCCGTGGCGCCGGACGACGCCGCGTCGATGCACCGGCTCATCAAGGAAACTCTTTACGACCTCCTGCCGAACGACATCGTCGAGCAGTATTTTTCCATCATCTACGGCGGTTCGGCCGACACCCAGAATCTGGCCGCTTTCCTGGCCGTCGATCTCATCCAGGGTGCGCTCGTCGGCGGCGCCTCGCTTCGGGCCGCGGAGTTCGTGAAGATGGCGGAGCTCGCCGCTGACGCCGGTTGA
- a CDS encoding pitrilysin family protein, which yields MSAYKKIELPNGTRVILVPHKDVSSVTVLTLYEVGSRYETEALSGASHYIEHMMFKGTERRPNTMSISRDLDAVGAEYNAFTSKDYTGYYIKLQADKLELAADMLEDMVYHSLYRPQDLDSERKVIIEEIRMYEDNPLMLVEELMEQEVFCGTPLGRRITGTVETMMGIGREELVKYRDAYYAPERTVVAIAGKFDEEEALALIRQKWGSRKPGKAAKPYLPFAAGRTCYNKPRVRLLTKETEQVQLALGFPAYPYGHPRLAALNVMSNILGGTMSSRLFLTVREKEGLAYFIRSASNPYQDVGTLAIQAGLAKDRLEQALNIIVKELHKIASSDVTAEELSRAKENIKGRTVLGLEDSSQLADWYAKQELLVRRTDTPEDKLKKIAAVTKDEVRRVAADIFRAKRMTTAIIGPYEDGTAFTKHAELL from the coding sequence ATGAGCGCTTACAAGAAGATCGAGCTTCCGAACGGCACCCGCGTCATCCTGGTGCCCCACAAGGACGTGTCTTCGGTCACGGTCCTCACTCTTTATGAGGTCGGTTCGCGTTATGAGACCGAGGCCTTGTCCGGCGCCTCGCACTACATCGAGCACATGATGTTCAAGGGTACGGAACGCCGCCCCAACACCATGTCCATTTCGCGCGATCTCGATGCGGTCGGCGCGGAATACAACGCTTTCACCAGCAAGGATTACACCGGCTATTACATCAAGCTTCAGGCCGACAAACTCGAGCTGGCGGCCGACATGCTCGAGGACATGGTTTATCATTCGCTGTATCGTCCTCAGGACCTGGATTCCGAACGCAAGGTCATCATCGAGGAGATCCGCATGTACGAGGATAATCCGCTGATGCTCGTCGAGGAACTGATGGAGCAGGAGGTTTTCTGCGGCACGCCGCTCGGCCGCCGCATCACCGGAACCGTCGAGACCATGATGGGCATCGGTCGCGAGGAGCTCGTGAAATATCGCGACGCCTACTACGCGCCGGAACGCACGGTCGTGGCGATCGCCGGCAAGTTCGACGAGGAGGAGGCGCTGGCGCTCATCAGACAGAAATGGGGGAGCCGCAAGCCGGGCAAGGCCGCGAAGCCGTATCTGCCTTTCGCTGCCGGCCGGACCTGCTACAACAAACCGCGCGTTCGACTGCTCACCAAGGAGACCGAACAGGTCCAGCTGGCGCTGGGTTTCCCGGCCTATCCGTACGGCCACCCGCGCCTCGCGGCTCTGAACGTGATGAGTAATATCCTCGGCGGCACCATGAGCTCGCGCCTGTTCCTGACCGTCCGCGAAAAAGAGGGGCTGGCTTATTTCATCCGCTCCGCGTCCAATCCGTATCAGGATGTCGGCACGCTCGCCATCCAGGCCGGTCTCGCCAAGGATCGCCTCGAGCAGGCGCTCAATATCATCGTCAAGGAACTCCACAAGATTGCCAGCTCCGACGTCACGGCTGAAGAGCTGTCCCGCGCCAAGGAGAACATCAAGGGCCGCACGGTGCTGGGGCTTGAGGATTCGAGCCAGCTCGCCGACTGGTACGCCAAGCAGGAGCTCCTGGTCCGGCGCACCGATACGCCCGAGGACAAGCTCAAGAAGATCGCCGCGGTCACGAAAGACGAAGTCCGGCGCGTCGCCGCCGACATCTTCCGCGCCAAGCGCATGACCACCGCCATCATCGGTCCTTACGAGGACGGAACGGCTTTCACGAAACACGCCGAGCTCTTATGA
- a CDS encoding glycine--tRNA ligase: MKEKQMEKIVALAKRRGFIFPGSEIYGGLGSAYDYGPLGVLLKNNVRQAWWRAVVQERDDVVGLDSAILMAPKVWEASGHLQSFTDPLVDCKGCKKRFRADHLLEARSREMKGLREKPLTIKDIRCPECDSELTDIRQFNMMFKTFMGPLEDAAAVVYLRPETAQGIFVNFLNAQQTSRKRIPFGIAQTGKAFRNEITPGNFTFRTREFEQMELEFFVKPGTDEEWFETWKAFMMDWFVRLGGKSEKFRYYEHPKEDLSHYSKRTVDLEYEFPWGWAELWGCANRTDFDLKQHSQASGQDLSYRDDVTNERYLPYVIEPSLGLDRAVLALLIDAYDEVEGGRTTTTEADKEVEVVLRLHPTLAPVKAAILPLSKKEPLAEISKKLRAQLAKRWSVQYDESGSIGRRYRRQDEIGTPFCLTVDFETPNDQKVTVRDRDTMAQERVAIAEVEAYLASKLGC, encoded by the coding sequence ATGAAAGAGAAGCAAATGGAGAAGATCGTTGCCCTGGCCAAGCGCCGCGGCTTCATTTTTCCCGGCTCCGAGATCTATGGCGGCCTGGGTTCGGCTTACGACTACGGTCCGTTAGGCGTCCTGCTCAAGAATAACGTCCGGCAAGCCTGGTGGCGCGCCGTGGTCCAGGAGCGCGACGACGTCGTCGGGCTGGATTCGGCTATCCTCATGGCGCCGAAAGTCTGGGAGGCTTCCGGCCACCTGCAGAGCTTCACTGACCCGCTCGTGGATTGCAAAGGCTGCAAGAAGCGCTTCCGCGCCGATCATCTGCTCGAGGCTCGTTCGCGCGAAATGAAAGGCCTCCGCGAGAAACCGCTGACGATCAAGGACATCAGGTGCCCAGAGTGCGACAGCGAGCTCACGGACATCCGCCAGTTCAACATGATGTTCAAGACGTTCATGGGCCCGCTCGAGGACGCGGCCGCGGTCGTCTACCTGCGCCCCGAGACCGCGCAGGGCATCTTCGTCAATTTCCTGAACGCCCAGCAGACCTCCCGAAAACGCATCCCGTTCGGCATCGCCCAGACCGGCAAGGCGTTCCGGAACGAGATCACGCCCGGCAATTTCACTTTCCGCACCCGCGAGTTCGAACAGATGGAGTTGGAATTTTTCGTGAAGCCCGGCACTGACGAAGAATGGTTCGAGACCTGGAAGGCTTTCATGATGGATTGGTTCGTGAGACTCGGCGGCAAGAGCGAGAAGTTCCGCTATTACGAACATCCCAAGGAAGACCTGTCGCATTATTCCAAGCGCACGGTGGATCTCGAATACGAGTTCCCGTGGGGCTGGGCGGAACTCTGGGGCTGCGCCAATCGGACGGATTTCGATCTCAAGCAGCATTCGCAGGCGAGCGGCCAGGATCTGAGCTATCGCGACGATGTCACGAACGAGCGCTATCTGCCATACGTCATCGAACCGTCGCTCGGACTCGACCGCGCCGTGCTCGCGCTGCTCATCGACGCTTACGACGAGGTTGAAGGCGGCCGCACGACGACCACCGAAGCTGACAAGGAGGTCGAGGTCGTGCTGCGGTTGCATCCGACGCTCGCGCCGGTCAAGGCCGCGATCCTGCCGCTGTCGAAGAAAGAACCGCTCGCCGAGATCAGCAAGAAGCTTCGCGCGCAGCTCGCCAAACGCTGGTCCGTCCAGTACGACGAGTCCGGTTCCATCGGCCGCCGCTACCGCCGCCAGGACGAGATCGGCACGCCGTTCTGTCTCACGGTGGATTTCGAGACCCCGAACGACCAGAAAGTGACCGTCCGCGATCGCGACACCATGGCTCAGGAGCGCGTCGCTATCGCCGAGGTCGAGGCTTATCTCGCTTCCAAGCTCGGTTGCTGA
- the frr gene encoding ribosome recycling factor: MSDILTSLVDDFEEVIEFLHLELKTLRTGRATPALVENIQVEAYGARTPIVGLASISTPDARTIVIDPWDKNLLKDIERGIQEAKTGLNPVIQGKIIRISMPALTEESRRELAKIMSDKLEQARIGIRGVRENAKAEIIRKEKDKEIPEDDKYRMLEQLEKMVAGFNDKIKSAGEEKEKDIMTI; encoded by the coding sequence ATGTCCGACATCCTTACTTCGCTCGTCGACGATTTCGAAGAGGTCATCGAGTTCCTGCATCTTGAACTCAAGACGCTCCGCACCGGCCGCGCTACGCCCGCGCTCGTCGAGAACATTCAGGTCGAAGCCTACGGCGCGCGGACGCCGATCGTGGGGCTGGCTTCGATCTCGACGCCCGACGCCCGTACCATCGTCATCGATCCCTGGGACAAGAACCTGCTCAAAGATATCGAACGCGGCATCCAGGAGGCCAAGACCGGACTGAATCCGGTCATCCAGGGCAAGATCATCCGCATCTCCATGCCCGCGCTGACCGAGGAGAGTCGCCGGGAGCTCGCCAAGATCATGAGCGATAAACTGGAGCAGGCTCGGATCGGCATCCGCGGCGTGCGCGAGAACGCCAAGGCGGAAATCATCCGCAAGGAGAAAGACAAGGAGATTCCGGAGGACGACAAATACCGGATGCTCGAACAGCTGGAGAAGATGGTGGCGGGCTTCAACGACAAGATCAAGTCTGCCGGGGAGGAGAAGGAGAAAGATATCATGACCATCTAG
- a CDS encoding YCF48-related protein has translation MRKSLTLFGMAAAVLIFAGAGCISIGSTTSSLGDGGIYKSTNKGDAWAQKNAMPTITGERRNFNGASVATIVQDPQDPNALYIGTTEQGLYFTYDGGESWYQPGAVSRGRVSSIAVHPKDKCIIYATSENKLLRTDDCSRTFTVPFTDTRTDKRIKAVAIDHYDPNVVWIATSAGDLLKSVDGGNYWDNIKIFNNDDIMRIYVSGADSRRVYVATKSNGIWRTTDGGAKWDDLSQKYKDFSGAREFSDLAFGVSDPKIMILASKYGLIRSADGGDTWQKIDLLTAPGSVSIYSLAIDPKDPNVIYYGTATNFYKTANGGANWNTKRLPTSRAATVLHIDERNSAVLYLGVTKFKQ, from the coding sequence ATGCGCAAGTCCTTAACCCTGTTCGGAATGGCCGCGGCCGTCTTGATCTTCGCCGGCGCCGGCTGCATCTCCATCGGTTCCACCACGTCCAGCCTGGGCGACGGCGGCATCTATAAATCGACCAACAAGGGCGACGCTTGGGCGCAGAAGAACGCCATGCCGACGATCACCGGCGAGCGGCGCAATTTCAACGGCGCCTCCGTGGCGACCATCGTTCAGGATCCGCAGGATCCGAATGCGCTCTATATCGGCACCACCGAACAGGGTCTGTATTTCACCTACGACGGCGGCGAATCCTGGTATCAGCCTGGCGCCGTCAGCCGCGGCCGGGTCTCCTCGATCGCCGTGCACCCCAAGGACAAATGCATCATCTACGCCACTTCCGAGAATAAACTGCTCCGGACCGACGATTGCTCCCGGACCTTTACCGTGCCGTTCACGGATACGCGGACGGACAAGCGGATCAAGGCTGTGGCCATCGACCATTACGATCCGAACGTCGTCTGGATCGCGACGAGCGCCGGTGATCTGCTGAAGAGCGTTGACGGCGGGAATTACTGGGACAACATCAAGATCTTCAACAACGACGACATCATGCGGATCTATGTGAGCGGCGCCGATTCGCGCCGCGTCTACGTGGCGACGAAATCGAACGGCATCTGGCGCACCACGGACGGTGGCGCCAAGTGGGATGATCTGAGCCAGAAATACAAGGATTTCTCCGGCGCCCGCGAGTTCAGCGACCTGGCGTTCGGCGTCTCCGACCCCAAGATCATGATCCTGGCTTCGAAGTATGGCTTGATCCGTTCGGCTGATGGTGGCGACACCTGGCAGAAGATCGATCTCCTGACCGCCCCGGGTTCGGTCAGCATCTATTCGCTGGCCATCGATCCCAAGGATCCCAACGTTATTTATTACGGCACCGCGACCAATTTCTACAAGACCGCGAACGGCGGAGCCAACTGGAATACCAAGCGCTTGCCTACGAGCCGGGCGGCCACGGTGCTCCACATCGACGAGCGTAATTCCGCGGTGCTGTACCTGGGCGTGACCAAGTTCAAGCAATAA
- a CDS encoding ASCH domain-containing protein, producing the protein MAGKTYRLRFREIDRDIFDSVRSGEKTVETRAATERYRDIAGGDQILFVCGRDSFAKIVKSARIFRSLPALLRRYRVRDINPDVRTAAALKAMYESFPGYREKIKKFGLIALELEGLER; encoded by the coding sequence ATGGCTGGCAAGACGTACAGACTGCGGTTCCGGGAGATCGACAGGGATATTTTTGATTCCGTCAGGTCTGGTGAAAAGACCGTCGAGACGCGGGCGGCCACCGAGAGATACCGCGATATCGCGGGCGGCGATCAGATATTGTTCGTCTGCGGCCGCGATAGTTTCGCGAAAATAGTGAAAAGCGCGCGTATTTTCCGGTCGTTGCCGGCGCTCCTTAGGCGCTATCGCGTCAGGGACATCAATCCGGACGTCCGGACGGCCGCGGCGCTCAAGGCGATGTACGAGAGTTTCCCCGGCTACAGGGAGAAGATCAAGAAGTTCGGACTAATCGCGCTGGAATTGGAAGGTCTTGAGCGTTGA
- the murD gene encoding UDP-N-acetylmuramoyl-L-alanine--D-glutamate ligase — protein MYGLEWFRNKKITVMGLGLHGGGVGIAKWLMRHGAVVTVTDLKDPAQLAASVAELEKTYQEAVFCFGESDVHRFIYVLGRHEEKDFTEANMVIQNPAVPRDNPFLSRARSRQVPVESDISLFFLLCPYPITAVTGTKGKTTTTTLLADICEAHDRRTVVGGNIRISPMDALDGLLEMKARKKPVAPPPIVLELSSWQLEGLEKHRLSPRVAVITNIMEDHLNRYNNSMDDYARAKELNVMFQGAGDTAILNAGDGRLAAIGHKLLASGQPRVWWFAEKPVKKAEGCFVRTGKIVLAAGGKETTLLPLRSLKILGSHNVGNVLAACAAAAVMGIPVQTIAKVVREFHGVPGRLEEIAAKRGIRFVNDTTATTPDAAIAALRALSAGQTKKIILLAGGADKALRFEDWAKQVRRHVKYLVLFEGAATVKMEAALAAAGNKVLRGMAKTMPEAVKLALMQAERGDVILLSPGCASFGLFINEFDRGDQFVAEVKKLR, from the coding sequence ATGTACGGTCTGGAGTGGTTCCGAAATAAAAAGATCACCGTCATGGGGCTGGGCCTCCATGGCGGCGGCGTCGGCATCGCCAAGTGGCTGATGCGCCACGGCGCGGTCGTCACGGTGACCGATCTCAAGGATCCCGCCCAGCTCGCCGCTTCCGTGGCGGAATTGGAAAAAACTTATCAGGAAGCCGTGTTCTGTTTCGGCGAGTCCGACGTCCATCGCTTCATCTACGTCCTGGGTCGTCACGAGGAAAAAGACTTCACGGAGGCCAACATGGTCATCCAGAATCCGGCCGTGCCCCGCGACAACCCGTTCCTGTCCCGGGCGCGCAGTCGCCAGGTGCCGGTGGAATCCGATATCAGCCTGTTTTTTTTGCTCTGTCCGTATCCCATCACGGCCGTCACTGGCACCAAGGGCAAGACGACCACGACGACGCTGCTCGCGGACATCTGCGAGGCTCACGACCGCCGCACGGTGGTCGGCGGCAACATCCGCATTTCGCCCATGGACGCTCTCGACGGGCTCCTGGAGATGAAGGCGCGGAAGAAACCGGTCGCCCCGCCGCCGATCGTGCTGGAACTTTCGTCCTGGCAGCTCGAAGGCCTGGAGAAACATCGGCTGAGTCCGCGCGTCGCCGTGATCACGAACATCATGGAGGATCACTTGAACCGTTATAATAACAGCATGGATGATTACGCCCGCGCCAAGGAACTGAACGTGATGTTCCAGGGAGCGGGGGACACGGCTATTCTGAACGCCGGCGACGGACGGCTAGCAGCTATCGGCCATAAGCTATTGGCTAGCGGCCAGCCGCGAGTGTGGTGGTTCGCGGAGAAGCCGGTCAAGAAAGCCGAGGGTTGTTTCGTGCGAACCGGCAAGATCGTGCTGGCCGCGGGCGGCAAAGAAACGACACTGCTGCCGCTCCGCTCGCTCAAGATCCTCGGCAGCCACAACGTCGGCAACGTGCTCGCGGCTTGCGCGGCCGCCGCGGTCATGGGTATTCCGGTTCAGACCATCGCCAAGGTCGTCCGCGAGTTTCACGGCGTGCCCGGTCGGCTCGAAGAGATCGCGGCCAAGCGCGGGATCAGGTTCGTGAACGACACGACGGCGACCACGCCGGACGCCGCGATCGCAGCTTTGCGCGCTTTGTCCGCTGGTCAGACCAAGAAGATCATTCTGCTTGCCGGTGGCGCGGACAAAGCTTTGCGGTTCGAGGACTGGGCCAAACAGGTCCGCCGCCACGTGAAATATCTCGTCCTGTTCGAGGGCGCGGCGACCGTGAAGATGGAAGCGGCGCTCGCCGCGGCCGGCAACAAGGTCCTGCGGGGAATGGCCAAGACCATGCCCGAGGCCGTGAAGCTGGCTCTGATGCAAGCCGAGCGTGGCGACGTTATCTTGTTATCGCCCGGCTGCGCCAGCTTCGGCCTCTTCATCAACGAATTCGACCGCGGCGACCAGTTCGTCGCGGAGGTGAAGAAATTGCGCTGA
- a CDS encoding glycosyltransferase family 2 protein, which yields MTGGPKTAAVVPAFNEAGRIGQVVRTAAASGRFDEIIVVSDGSTDATAEEARAAGATLVHELPFKYGKGSALAHGVMHTDAAIVCFFDADLQGLTTEHVRLLLEPVVAGVRQMNVGLRDRGPVWTAIAKLLPLVSGERALRREIFDLLPESYLRGFKTETALNYFCRANRLAYGFVVLSGLSITRKMAKVGFWRGLAGYLSMWFEVAAAMAAVRLARAQFREKGAHMNHKHRPGHPPAEVVPRT from the coding sequence ATGACCGGAGGACCGAAGACCGCGGCCGTGGTGCCGGCGTTCAATGAAGCGGGCCGGATCGGCCAGGTCGTCCGGACCGCGGCCGCTTCCGGCCGGTTCGACGAGATCATCGTCGTCTCCGACGGCTCTACCGACGCGACGGCCGAAGAAGCGCGCGCCGCCGGCGCCACGCTGGTCCATGAATTGCCGTTCAAGTATGGCAAGGGCTCAGCCCTCGCTCACGGCGTCATGCACACCGACGCCGCGATCGTCTGTTTTTTCGACGCCGATCTCCAGGGACTCACGACGGAACACGTCCGGCTGCTTCTCGAGCCCGTGGTCGCGGGCGTCCGCCAGATGAATGTCGGCCTGCGGGATCGCGGCCCGGTCTGGACCGCGATCGCGAAATTATTGCCGCTCGTGAGCGGCGAACGGGCGTTGCGGCGCGAGATCTTCGACCTGTTGCCTGAAAGTTATCTGCGCGGTTTCAAGACCGAGACGGCGCTCAATTATTTTTGCCGCGCCAATCGTTTGGCTTATGGCTTCGTGGTCTTGTCTGGACTCAGTATCACGCGCAAGATGGCCAAGGTCGGTTTTTGGCGCGGACTCGCCGGTTATCTTTCCATGTGGTTCGAGGTCGCGGCCGCGATGGCTGCCGTGCGGCTCGCGCGGGCGCAATTCCGGGAAAAGGGCGCGCACATGAACCACAAGCATCGGCCCGGTCATCCGCCCGCAGAGGTCGTCCCGCGCACTTGA
- a CDS encoding sialidase family protein, with protein MFKLKPIDVLLALLVAVLFAAAAGLFVFSSRPTVIAPAAPQKEVAGPPPAAEPATAPAAETAAPETPPITIEEAVPPTPEPPPLPRATIGQINSQGLRPITVAPAIGDVGRIYFHAPSRSLLMAVVEFDGWRSIYKMSVDDGTVRRVLNENQRPGDIFLDGDSRGNLYAHFDLPGDLYRSADVGENWDLVSKEIGGTFWTIADDRNGTIYGTQHAYNQAVLYRSTDDGLTWSPWIDFQQLYPKDAVTYAAGDDRFRLRHLHAVFWHDGDLYVGTGDVARYTLVSKDAGKTWRQIWDEGFTAATIMKDNAGILFGPDRLQAHGIAMYDVAADKLREVWSPVTYGYAGYTYSLLTWNGVYYAAFHTEANEVASFAGKFGIIVSLNGRDWYKFLEFGPLTHWARSDIFLTPGRDGVYISLNGSLYLTDALDKQWFEFRKPFGQ; from the coding sequence ATGTTCAAGCTCAAACCAATTGACGTCCTGCTTGCGCTCCTGGTCGCGGTCTTGTTTGCCGCAGCCGCCGGGTTGTTCGTTTTTTCGTCGCGGCCGACGGTCATCGCTCCGGCCGCACCCCAGAAAGAGGTCGCCGGACCGCCGCCTGCTGCCGAACCCGCCACTGCACCGGCGGCCGAAACCGCCGCTCCCGAAACGCCGCCGATCACGATCGAGGAGGCCGTGCCGCCGACGCCGGAACCGCCGCCCTTGCCGCGCGCCACGATCGGGCAGATCAATTCCCAGGGCCTCCGGCCGATTACCGTCGCGCCAGCGATCGGCGACGTGGGCCGCATTTATTTTCACGCCCCGAGCCGCTCGCTGCTCATGGCCGTCGTCGAATTCGACGGTTGGCGTTCCATCTATAAGATGTCCGTCGATGACGGGACGGTCCGGCGCGTCCTGAACGAGAATCAGCGCCCCGGCGACATCTTCCTCGATGGCGACAGTCGCGGCAATCTCTACGCGCATTTCGACCTGCCGGGCGATCTCTACCGCTCGGCCGACGTCGGCGAGAATTGGGATCTGGTCTCGAAAGAGATCGGCGGCACTTTCTGGACGATCGCCGACGACCGGAACGGTACGATCTACGGAACGCAGCACGCCTACAATCAGGCGGTCCTGTACCGCAGCACCGACGACGGCCTGACTTGGTCGCCCTGGATCGATTTTCAGCAGCTCTATCCCAAGGACGCGGTCACTTACGCCGCGGGCGACGACCGGTTCCGGCTGCGCCACCTGCACGCTGTGTTTTGGCATGACGGCGATCTCTACGTCGGCACGGGCGACGTGGCCCGCTACACGCTCGTCTCGAAAGACGCCGGCAAGACCTGGCGCCAGATCTGGGACGAGGGCTTCACGGCGGCGACCATCATGAAAGATAATGCCGGGATCCTGTTCGGACCTGATCGCTTGCAGGCTCACGGGATCGCGATGTATGACGTGGCTGCCGACAAGCTGCGGGAGGTCTGGAGTCCAGTCACGTACGGTTATGCCGGCTACACTTACAGCCTGTTGACCTGGAACGGCGTCTATTACGCCGCGTTCCACACCGAAGCCAACGAGGTCGCGTCTTTCGCCGGCAAGTTCGGGATCATCGTTTCGCTGAACGGCCGCGACTGGTACAAGTTCCTCGAGTTCGGGCCGCTGACGCACTGGGCGCGGTCGGATATCTTCCTGACGCCGGGCCGCGACGGCGTCTACATCAGTTTGAACGGCTCGCTTTATCTCACCGACGCGCTCGACAAACAATGGTTCGAATTCCGCAAACCGTTCGGCCAGTGA
- a CDS encoding glycosyltransferase family 4 protein → MDQAFNGKKLRIVMIGLKGLPVRADSGGIERHVEELGVRLAAMGHDVSAYVRPRFVGTKEASWNGIRLLRLPSIPTKSLDTLTHTFLASIAVLFRPADIVHYHGVGPATLAWIPKLFKPRARVVITFHSIDRLHPKWGSLAQAYLYFGEWCAVRFAHATIAVSKTIQRYCREQFRAETVYIPNGSRFEGYPGSDRLKTWGLEPDGYILTVARLVRQKGIHHLIEAFGDLATGKKLVIAGAPGFGGEYADYIRNLSAGNSAIVFTGFQSGDALRQLFANAYLYVHPSEAEGLSVSIIEAMSAGRCVLVSDIPENLEPVGDTGITFVKADVADLREKLEALFNHPEVVAERGARSRAWAAREYDWDRIAAATAELYAKLSR, encoded by the coding sequence ATGGATCAAGCTTTTAACGGGAAAAAACTCAGGATCGTCATGATCGGCCTTAAAGGGCTGCCGGTTCGGGCTGATTCCGGCGGCATCGAGCGCCACGTGGAAGAGTTGGGCGTCCGCCTGGCCGCCATGGGCCATGACGTGAGCGCTTATGTCCGGCCGCGGTTCGTTGGCACCAAGGAAGCGTCCTGGAACGGCATTCGGCTGCTGCGCCTGCCGTCCATCCCCACCAAAAGCCTGGATACGCTGACCCACACTTTTCTTGCCTCGATCGCGGTCTTGTTCCGGCCGGCCGACATCGTCCATTATCATGGCGTCGGTCCGGCGACCCTGGCCTGGATACCGAAATTGTTCAAGCCGCGAGCCCGGGTCGTGATCACGTTTCACAGCATCGACCGGCTGCATCCGAAGTGGGGGAGCCTGGCTCAGGCGTACCTGTATTTCGGCGAATGGTGCGCGGTCCGGTTCGCGCACGCCACCATCGCGGTCTCGAAGACCATCCAGCGCTATTGCCGCGAGCAGTTCCGCGCGGAAACGGTCTACATCCCCAACGGTTCGCGTTTCGAAGGATATCCCGGTTCCGACCGTCTGAAGACCTGGGGCCTGGAACCCGATGGTTATATCCTGACCGTCGCCCGGCTGGTCCGGCAGAAGGGCATCCATCATCTGATCGAGGCTTTCGGCGATCTCGCGACCGGCAAGAAACTGGTCATCGCCGGCGCGCCGGGTTTCGGCGGCGAGTACGCCGACTACATCCGCAACCTCAGCGCCGGGAATTCTGCCATCGTGTTCACCGGTTTCCAGAGCGGCGACGCGCTGCGGCAGCTGTTCGCGAACGCCTACCTTTACGTCCACCCGTCGGAAGCCGAGGGGCTGTCGGTCTCGATCATCGAAGCCATGTCGGCCGGGCGCTGCGTGCTGGTCTCCGACATTCCAGAGAATCTCGAACCCGTCGGCGACACCGGCATCACTTTCGTCAAAGCCGACGTCGCCGATCTGCGCGAGAAGCTGGAAGCGCTTTTCAATCATCCCGAGGTCGTGGCCGAACGCGGCGCGCGCTCGCGCGCCTGGGCGGCCAGGGAATACGACTGGGACCGGATCGCCGCCGCCACGGCGGAACTGTACGCGAAACTGAGCCGTTGA